In Enoplosus armatus isolate fEnoArm2 chromosome 20, fEnoArm2.hap1, whole genome shotgun sequence, the sequence GTCTGGTGCAGCATGCCCGTGGAGTCGTCCGTGTAGGTAAAAGACGTCACCAGCTCAAAGTCTGCTTTCCGCAGATCTACCAAACTCATCTTGTACAGAGGGCTGCCGGGTTCGATCCTGTGGAAGATGGTGGTAGGTGTGACCAGGATGACGTCCCTCTGCTGAATGACCAGATCTTCGTAGGTCACGTCCATTTTCCCTGTGGCATGCACCGTGGAGCGGACAATCTGAGCGCGAGCCGTCCCCTCCACCAGGTGGTGCCTGCGGAAGTCCCCGACTCTCCAGGAAAGACACAAGAAACCATCCCGAAGATTGATGACGGCGCAGTTGCTGAAGCCCACCGTCTGCGCCCTCTTTCTGGCTGAGGCCATTTTGGCGACAACAATTCCGATGACAAACGTGTCGATGAAGCAGCTGATGACATCTTGTACAGTGACGATGATAATGGCAATCATGCAGTTCTCTGACATTCCTCTGAAACCGTAGCCGATGGTGGTCTGGGTCTcaagggagaagaggaaggcagCTGTGAAGCTGCGCACCTCGTACACACAGGGGTCATTTGTGTGTTCTTTGACGTCTCCATGAGCGAGAGCGATGACCCAGTAGAGGATGCCGAAGAAGAGCCAGGACAGGATGTAAGACAGGGCAAAGATCAGGAACATCACCCTCCATCTGATCTCCACCAAGGTGGTGAAGATGTCGGTCACAAACAGCAGCCACTCCTCGGGAACATGGCGGAACACGACGTTACAGCTGCCTTCTTTGCGTACGTAGCGGTATTTCTTTGGTTGAGGTCCATTCTCCGTCTTCACATTGAGATCATCGGTGGGGCTCACCGATGTATATTGATTATGCATCTTCCAGAGTCTGTAGGGAAGATGGCAAAGAACGTTAGGCAACTGTATTCATCAGCGTGACTTAGTAAATATCGGGCGTTATCAACACATTGACTTTGAGCCTTTACGTTGAAGCCACTGTGCAGGATTTCATGTGTTCGTAGACAGCATGGCTGTCTGCTAAAGGTCTTTTTTGATATTACCACTGGCCAGACATGGTTTCCAATCTTAGGTCTCTGATTTCTGAGTCGATATCTATCCTGCATTTACCTTTCAACCCAGGTGTAAATCAATCCCTGATCAGAGTCCCAAATCTGCAGCCCTCTAACGTGTCAGTTTGGACTAAGAgct encodes:
- the kcnj16a gene encoding inward rectifier potassium channel 16 codes for the protein MHNQYTSVSPTDDLNVKTENGPQPKKYRYVRKEGSCNVVFRHVPEEWLLFVTDIFTTLVEIRWRVMFLIFALSYILSWLFFGILYWVIALAHGDVKEHTNDPCVYEVRSFTAAFLFSLETQTTIGYGFRGMSENCMIAIIIVTVQDVISCFIDTFVIGIVVAKMASARKRAQTVGFSNCAVINLRDGFLCLSWRVGDFRRHHLVEGTARAQIVRSTVHATGKMDVTYEDLVIQQRDVILVTPTTIFHRIEPGSPLYKMSLVDLRKADFELVTSFTYTDDSTGMLHQTRTSYTPAEILWGQLFQEMIRVSRRHYRVDYILFNHTAKVLVPEVSAEEYEHKKQLRPSPRHSPRHSPRSSPRPSPRSQRHHHHEKLLKPPTVTVELVNDSRPEPTVSTSQADSQHQDTLTLPNDLTSQEI